From Solwaraspora sp. WMMD1047, the proteins below share one genomic window:
- the nuoK gene encoding NADH-quinone oxidoreductase subunit NuoK, with product MRPVIPYVTAALLFGLGVYGVLRRRNAVLVLMAVELMLNAVNLILITADSTAAALLPHTGQVFALFIIVIAAAEIGVGLAIVLQLYRLRGSVGVDEVPLDRHPPDAAPDPAVDPAAVPGAAVDPAAVPDRGATGPAGPGPAAPAGGGAR from the coding sequence GTGAGGCCGGTCATCCCGTACGTCACCGCCGCGCTGCTGTTCGGCCTCGGCGTCTACGGCGTACTGCGCCGGCGCAACGCGGTGCTGGTGCTGATGGCGGTCGAGCTGATGCTCAACGCGGTAAACCTGATCCTGATCACGGCCGACAGCACGGCGGCGGCGCTGCTGCCCCACACCGGGCAGGTGTTCGCGTTGTTCATCATCGTGATCGCGGCCGCCGAGATCGGCGTCGGGCTGGCCATCGTGCTGCAGCTCTACCGGCTGCGCGGCAGCGTCGGCGTGGACGAGGTGCCCCTGGACCGGCACCCGCCCGACGCCGCCCCGGATCCCGCCGTCGACCCGGCCGCTGTGCCAGGCGCGGCTGTTGACCCGGCGGCCGTTCCGGACCGGGGGGCCACCGGCCCGGCCGGTCCCGGACCGGCGGCGCCGGCCGGTGGGGGTGCCCGGTGA
- a CDS encoding Uma2 family endonuclease — MTSALSHHVPPPDGWSTEDLDAMPEDGRRRELLDGVLIMPPSPTVAHQTITMRLAAALADGCPDGYDVTHGVEIRFDQHRALIPDVLVTTFEAAKRQPHWYHPHEVVLAVEVVSPGTRVMDRITKPAIYAQAGIPFHWRIETHEALVAYTHQLDSVTEEYVPTGRWTKVIEVPEPWLITLPLARITPRYL; from the coding sequence ATGACATCCGCCCTCAGCCACCATGTCCCGCCGCCCGACGGGTGGAGCACCGAGGACCTCGACGCCATGCCCGAGGACGGGCGTCGCCGCGAACTGCTCGACGGAGTTCTCATCATGCCCCCCTCCCCGACCGTCGCCCATCAGACCATCACGATGCGGCTCGCCGCCGCGCTGGCGGACGGCTGCCCGGACGGGTACGACGTGACCCACGGCGTCGAGATCCGCTTCGATCAGCACCGGGCGCTGATCCCGGACGTGCTCGTCACCACCTTCGAGGCGGCGAAGCGGCAGCCGCACTGGTACCACCCGCACGAGGTGGTGCTGGCCGTCGAGGTGGTCTCGCCGGGCACCCGGGTCATGGACCGGATCACCAAGCCGGCGATCTACGCCCAGGCGGGGATCCCCTTCCACTGGCGGATCGAGACCCACGAGGCCTTGGTCGCGTACACCCATCAGCTTGATTCGGTGACCGAGGAGTACGTCCCGACCGGCCGGTGGACGAAGGTGATCGAGGTGCCGGAGCCGTGGCTGATCACCCTGCCGCTGGCCCGGATCACCCCGCGCTATCTCTGA
- a CDS encoding NADH-quinone oxidoreductase subunit J, whose translation MTAADVLLLALGAVAVGSGALVVATRHLVRAGLYLVVCLGAVAGSYLVLAAELVAWVQVLIYVGAVVVLLLFAVMLTRAPIGASDDLDRPGWPAALIGAGTGLGLSALLVDAFRWSKVDLPEAGTADRIGAQIFGAWVLPFEVLSVLLLSALVGAIVISVRIPGRRS comes from the coding sequence GTGACCGCTGCGGACGTGCTGCTGCTGGCGCTCGGCGCGGTCGCGGTCGGCTCCGGCGCGCTCGTGGTGGCCACCCGGCACCTGGTCCGGGCCGGCCTCTATCTGGTGGTCTGCCTCGGGGCGGTGGCCGGCAGCTACCTGGTGCTCGCCGCCGAACTGGTGGCCTGGGTGCAGGTGCTGATCTACGTCGGCGCGGTGGTCGTGCTGCTGCTCTTCGCGGTGATGCTGACCCGCGCCCCGATCGGCGCCTCCGACGACCTGGACCGGCCCGGCTGGCCGGCCGCGCTGATCGGCGCCGGCACCGGCCTGGGGCTGTCCGCCCTGCTTGTCGACGCGTTCCGCTGGTCCAAAGTGGACCTTCCGGAGGCCGGCACCGCCGACCGGATCGGGGCGCAGATCTTCGGCGCCTGGGTGCTGCCGTTCGAGGTGCTCTCCGTGCTGCTGCTGTCGGCGCTGGTCGGCGCGATCGTGATCAGCGTGCGGATCCCGGGACGGCGCTCGTGA
- a CDS encoding NADH-quinone oxidoreductase subunit L, with translation MSAVASTAVLLPAVPFGVALVGLLLPQRSRAVAAALGIAGAGAALVLAVALLTMVEVGSGSTDTARTWIDFGGITVTAGIRVDPAAALVAVAVTAVALAVQVYSVGYLADDDRYAPYAAQVSLFTAAMLLVVVAGDLIALLVGWEVMGICSYLLIGHDRRLPEAPAAAVKAFLVTRVGDIGFLLGIALLGVGAGSFRIADVLDAVTAGELSGPTLTAAALLLLAGVAGKSALFPLHTWLPDAMAGPTPISALIHAATMVAAGVYVVTRLDPVFAAGDPALLVLGLLAAATILLGGLAATAQDDIKRVLAWSTVSQIGFMAGALAVGAPEVALFHLLTHAAFKALLFLCAGSVIHAVGSNSMADLGGLRHRMPVTFWCMTIGLGALVGLPPLAGFWSKEAVLHAAEAADSGWLPWLVYGVGLLTVAITAWYATRLWLRTFFGAPRGAAAEAAHEPPAMMAVPVLLLAVPSALLGLAAFWDGFADRLLPGAELVHLGPATLLPLAALAVGAGAVLAGWRRDPAADPAAALGPLRPAFARAFWLDDLQHNLVVRPVRALATATSDADRTVIDGAVEGTGRGTFGLGGLLSLLHRAALPRAAAAVLAGALLLGLAAVLIGVPR, from the coding sequence GTGAGCGCGGTCGCGTCGACGGCGGTGCTGCTGCCGGCCGTACCCTTCGGGGTCGCGCTGGTCGGGCTGCTGCTGCCGCAGCGGTCCCGGGCGGTCGCCGCCGCCCTCGGCATCGCCGGGGCCGGCGCGGCGCTGGTCCTGGCGGTGGCGCTGCTGACCATGGTGGAGGTCGGCAGCGGATCCACCGACACCGCCCGCACCTGGATCGACTTCGGCGGGATCACGGTCACCGCCGGCATCCGGGTCGACCCGGCCGCCGCCCTGGTCGCGGTCGCCGTCACCGCGGTCGCGTTGGCCGTGCAGGTCTACTCGGTCGGCTACCTCGCCGACGACGACCGCTACGCCCCGTACGCCGCCCAGGTCAGCCTCTTCACCGCCGCGATGCTGCTGGTCGTGGTCGCCGGTGACCTGATCGCCCTGCTGGTCGGCTGGGAGGTGATGGGCATCTGCTCGTACCTGCTGATCGGCCACGACCGACGGCTGCCCGAGGCGCCGGCCGCCGCGGTCAAGGCGTTCCTGGTGACCCGGGTCGGCGACATCGGCTTCCTGCTCGGCATCGCGCTGCTCGGCGTCGGCGCCGGCAGCTTCCGGATCGCCGACGTGCTGGACGCGGTCACCGCCGGTGAACTCTCCGGCCCGACGCTGACCGCCGCCGCCCTGCTGCTGCTCGCCGGGGTGGCCGGCAAGAGCGCGCTGTTCCCGCTGCACACCTGGCTGCCGGACGCGATGGCCGGCCCCACCCCGATCTCCGCGCTGATCCACGCCGCCACCATGGTCGCCGCCGGTGTCTACGTGGTCACCCGGCTCGACCCGGTCTTCGCCGCCGGTGACCCGGCGCTGCTGGTGCTCGGCCTGCTGGCCGCCGCGACGATCCTGCTCGGCGGGCTGGCGGCCACCGCCCAGGACGACATCAAGCGGGTGCTCGCCTGGTCCACCGTCTCCCAGATCGGCTTCATGGCCGGCGCGCTCGCGGTCGGCGCCCCCGAGGTGGCGCTGTTCCACCTGCTCACCCACGCCGCGTTCAAGGCGCTGCTCTTCCTCTGCGCCGGCTCGGTGATCCATGCCGTCGGCAGCAACTCGATGGCCGACCTGGGTGGCCTGCGGCACCGGATGCCGGTCACCTTCTGGTGCATGACCATCGGCCTGGGCGCGCTGGTCGGGCTGCCGCCGCTGGCCGGCTTCTGGAGCAAGGAGGCGGTGCTGCACGCCGCCGAGGCCGCCGACTCCGGCTGGCTGCCCTGGCTGGTCTACGGGGTCGGCCTGCTGACCGTGGCGATCACCGCCTGGTACGCCACCCGGCTCTGGCTGCGTACCTTCTTCGGGGCGCCGCGCGGTGCGGCGGCGGAAGCGGCGCACGAGCCGCCCGCCATGATGGCGGTGCCGGTGTTGCTGTTGGCCGTGCCGAGCGCGCTGCTGGGGCTGGCCGCGTTCTGGGACGGCTTCGCCGACCGGCTGCTGCCCGGCGCCGAGCTGGTGCATCTCGGCCCGGCCACCCTGTTGCCGCTGGCCGCGCTGGCGGTGGGCGCGGGCGCGGTGCTGGCCGGCTGGCGCCGCGACCCGGCGGCCGATCCGGCCGCCGCGCTGGGTCCGCTGCGGCCGGCCTTCGCCCGCGCGTTCTGGCTCGACGACCTCCAGCACAATCTCGTGGTACGCCCGGTGCGCGCGCTCGCGACCGCCACCAGCGACGCGGACCGGACCGTGATCGACGGGGCAGTCGAGGGCACCGGTCGCGGCACCTTCGGGCTCGGCGGGCTGCTGTCGCTCCTGCACCGGGCCGCGCTGCCCCGGGCCGCCGCCGCGGTGCTGGCCGGCGCGCTCCTGCTCGGCCTCGCCGCCGTCCTGATCGGAGTCCCACGGTGA
- a CDS encoding 4Fe-4S binding protein has translation MNVPGEGLAKGLAVTLKTMVSRSTTQQYPDVAPELPPRSRGVIALLAENCTVCMLCSRECPDWCIYIDSHKEEVVVPGAARPRQRNVLDRFDIDFSLCMYCGICIEVCPFDALYWSPEFEYAEYDIRDLLHDKDHLGQWMATVPPPPAHDPMGEPAKEETAAARKAATPADPAARPTTRPARPARAAGPTRPTRPARDAGPAPDADPARDAGPAPDAGPAPDAGPAPDAGPPSPSPEEPR, from the coding sequence ATGAACGTTCCCGGCGAAGGGCTGGCGAAGGGGCTGGCGGTCACCCTCAAGACGATGGTGAGCCGCTCCACCACCCAGCAGTACCCGGATGTCGCACCCGAGTTGCCGCCCCGCTCGCGCGGCGTGATCGCCCTGCTGGCCGAGAACTGCACTGTCTGCATGCTCTGCTCCCGCGAGTGCCCGGACTGGTGCATCTACATCGACTCGCACAAGGAGGAGGTCGTCGTCCCGGGTGCCGCCCGGCCCCGGCAGCGCAACGTGCTGGACCGGTTCGACATCGACTTCTCGCTCTGCATGTACTGCGGCATCTGCATCGAGGTCTGCCCGTTCGACGCGCTCTACTGGTCGCCCGAGTTCGAGTACGCCGAGTACGACATCCGCGACCTGCTGCACGACAAGGACCACCTCGGGCAGTGGATGGCCACCGTCCCGCCGCCGCCCGCGCACGACCCGATGGGCGAGCCGGCCAAGGAGGAGACCGCGGCCGCCCGCAAGGCCGCCACCCCCGCCGACCCGGCGGCCCGCCCGACAACCCGCCCGGCCCGACCCGCCCGCGCGGCCGGTCCCACTCGGCCGACCAGGCCTGCTCGCGACGCCGGCCCCGCCCCGGATGCCGACCCTGCTCGCGACGCCGGCCCCGCCCCGGACGCCGGCCCCGCCCCGGACGCCGGCCCCGCCCCGGACGCCGGCCCCCCTTCGCCGTCGCCCGAGGAGCCGCGGTGA
- a CDS encoding NADH-quinone oxidoreductase subunit C: MTPDEIGARLGALLTPTEVTAGISGGQAYARATVDVPLSQWRAALRAARDDTDLACDFFDWLSAVDEQDDGFDVVAHLWSTTHRHGVLLRTRVPRAAATVPSVVDLYPGAGWHERETHEMFGIDFDGHPNLAPLLLPPEFEGHPLRKEFVLASRVAKPWPGAKEPGESEGGGTRRQAMRPPGVPAPGEWGPAARRPADGEPDAGGA, from the coding sequence ATGACGCCGGACGAGATCGGCGCCCGGCTCGGCGCGCTGCTGACCCCGACCGAGGTCACCGCCGGGATCTCCGGCGGCCAGGCGTACGCCCGGGCCACCGTCGACGTGCCCCTGTCGCAGTGGCGGGCCGCGCTCCGGGCCGCCCGCGACGACACCGACCTGGCCTGCGACTTCTTCGACTGGCTCTCCGCCGTGGACGAGCAGGACGACGGCTTCGACGTGGTCGCCCACCTCTGGTCGACCACCCACCGGCACGGGGTGCTGCTGCGCACCCGGGTGCCGCGCGCGGCGGCGACCGTACCGTCCGTGGTGGACCTGTATCCCGGGGCCGGCTGGCACGAACGGGAGACCCACGAGATGTTCGGCATCGACTTCGACGGCCACCCCAACCTCGCCCCGCTGCTGCTGCCGCCCGAGTTCGAGGGACACCCGCTGCGCAAGGAGTTCGTGCTCGCCTCCCGGGTCGCCAAGCCGTGGCCCGGCGCCAAGGAGCCCGGCGAGTCCGAGGGCGGCGGCACCCGGCGGCAGGCGATGCGGCCGCCCGGCGTACCCGCGCCTGGTGAATGGGGTCCGGCCGCGCGGCGGCCGGCGGACGGCGAGCCCGACGCGGGTGGCGCCTGA
- a CDS encoding complex I subunit 1 family protein translates to MPLWLELVIRIGGVVVAFLTLPLIVGQVEHKVMAHMQGRLGPMYAGGFHGWAQLIADGVKFVQKEDITPREADRSVFRLAPAVALVPYLLVLLVIPLGPNDLVGQPLDIGLFFVLAVVGVGVVAVLMSAWASANKYSLLGGLRGAAQLLGYELPLVLAAASVAMAAGTLSLPGIVEAWEPWWLLWQAPAMIVFFVAGLAEIRRPPFDMPIADSELVFGYLTEYTGLRFAFFLLAEYVGIVVIAALTTVLFLGGWQGPFGDDQLGWLWTLVKVFAVSFVIIWFRVSYPRLREDQLQRICWLVLVPIALGQLVLTAAIKLAIA, encoded by the coding sequence ATGCCGCTCTGGCTGGAACTTGTCATCCGGATCGGCGGGGTGGTGGTCGCCTTCCTCACCCTGCCGCTGATCGTCGGCCAGGTCGAACACAAGGTGATGGCGCACATGCAGGGCCGGCTAGGCCCGATGTACGCCGGCGGCTTCCACGGCTGGGCGCAGCTCATCGCCGACGGGGTCAAGTTCGTGCAGAAGGAGGACATCACCCCGCGCGAGGCCGACCGGTCGGTGTTCCGGCTCGCGCCGGCCGTCGCGCTGGTGCCGTACCTGCTGGTCCTGCTGGTCATCCCGCTCGGCCCCAACGACCTGGTCGGGCAGCCGCTGGACATCGGGCTCTTCTTCGTCCTCGCGGTGGTCGGGGTCGGGGTGGTCGCGGTGCTGATGTCGGCCTGGGCGTCGGCGAACAAATATAGCCTGCTCGGCGGATTGCGCGGCGCCGCCCAACTGCTCGGCTACGAGCTGCCGCTGGTGCTCGCGGCGGCCAGCGTCGCGATGGCCGCCGGCACGCTCAGCCTGCCCGGCATCGTCGAGGCGTGGGAGCCCTGGTGGCTGCTCTGGCAGGCACCCGCGATGATCGTCTTCTTCGTCGCCGGGCTGGCCGAGATCCGCCGGCCACCCTTCGACATGCCGATCGCCGACTCCGAACTGGTCTTCGGCTACCTGACCGAATACACCGGCCTGCGGTTCGCCTTCTTCCTGCTCGCCGAGTACGTCGGCATCGTGGTGATCGCCGCCCTGACCACGGTGCTCTTCCTCGGCGGTTGGCAGGGGCCGTTCGGCGACGACCAGCTCGGCTGGCTCTGGACCCTGGTCAAGGTCTTCGCCGTGTCGTTCGTGATCATCTGGTTCCGGGTCAGCTACCCCCGGCTGCGCGAGGACCAGCTGCAACGGATCTGCTGGCTGGTGCTGGTCCCGATCGCGCTCGGCCAGCTGGTGCTGACCGCCGCCATCAAACTGGCGATCGCCTGA
- a CDS encoding helix-turn-helix domain-containing GNAT family N-acetyltransferase, with product MTRTIDVTAPVTRPDRVAAVRAFNRFYTAVIGVLDERMLHTAYTLTEARVIFELAQQPATEVVRLRRGLDLDAGYLSRILARFEADGLIARTRSASDARRQVITLTDAGRRTWRSLDERSAAEVAALLGRLDEDGQRRLLSAMSSIRRMLDADRDRADQVVLRPPAPGDFGWIVQRHGVLYAREYGWDQTFEAFVARIVADYATDHDPRREAAWIADLGGEPVGSVLCTREDDRTARLRVLLVEPAARGMGVGAQLVDQCLRFARHAGYQRIVLFTCEVLAGARRIYQRAGFQLVDEHPTRAYGHDVVEQNWALELAATPPGRPAGSARP from the coding sequence ATGACGCGGACGATCGACGTGACAGCTCCGGTGACCCGACCGGACCGGGTGGCCGCGGTGCGGGCCTTCAACCGCTTCTACACCGCCGTCATCGGCGTGCTGGACGAACGGATGCTGCACACCGCGTACACCCTCACCGAGGCGAGGGTGATCTTCGAGTTGGCCCAGCAGCCGGCCACCGAGGTGGTCCGGCTACGCCGCGGCCTCGACCTTGACGCCGGCTACCTCAGTCGCATCCTGGCCCGCTTCGAGGCTGACGGGCTCATCGCCCGGACCCGCTCGGCCTCCGACGCCCGCCGTCAGGTGATCACCCTCACCGACGCCGGCCGGCGGACCTGGCGGAGCCTGGACGAGCGGTCCGCCGCCGAGGTCGCCGCCCTGCTCGGCCGGCTCGATGAAGACGGCCAGCGACGGCTGCTCAGCGCCATGAGCAGCATCCGCAGGATGCTCGACGCCGACCGCGACCGGGCGGACCAGGTGGTGCTGCGCCCACCGGCCCCGGGCGACTTCGGCTGGATCGTGCAACGGCACGGCGTCCTCTACGCCCGCGAGTACGGCTGGGACCAGACCTTCGAAGCCTTCGTCGCCCGGATCGTGGCCGACTACGCCACCGACCACGACCCCCGGCGGGAGGCGGCCTGGATCGCCGACCTCGGCGGAGAGCCGGTCGGGTCGGTGCTCTGCACCCGGGAGGACGATCGGACCGCGCGGCTGCGGGTGCTGCTGGTCGAGCCGGCCGCCCGCGGAATGGGCGTCGGCGCCCAGCTGGTCGATCAGTGCCTGCGATTCGCCCGGCACGCCGGATACCAGCGGATCGTGCTCTTCACCTGCGAGGTGCTCGCCGGCGCCCGGCGGATCTACCAGCGGGCCGGGTTCCAGCTCGTCGACGAGCACCCCACCAGGGCGTACGGCCACGACGTCGTCGAGCAGAACTGGGCGCTCGAACTGGCGGCGACCCCGCCGGGCCGGCCGGCGGGGTCCGCGAGGCCATAG
- a CDS encoding Uma2 family endonuclease, translating into MTAALSDDFPAAGSWTTDDLESLPTDGQRRELIDGVLIVSPSPSRPHQTIAGLLMAALREDCPATYDATQAIEIRMSQRRSFIPDVLVTTAEAAERSGGWCRPHEVVLAVEIVSPSSEAMDQIMKPALYAKAGIPHYWRIEIDDGLTVHTHRIDPLAEVYTETGQWTKFVDVGEPWPINLPLDRITPRFLWPVSSARAGRFPRW; encoded by the coding sequence ATGACTGCCGCGCTCAGCGACGACTTTCCGGCGGCTGGCAGCTGGACCACGGACGACCTGGAGTCCCTGCCCACAGATGGCCAACGCCGCGAGTTGATCGACGGAGTCCTGATCGTCTCCCCCTCCCCCTCCCGGCCGCACCAGACCATCGCGGGCCTGCTGATGGCCGCACTCCGCGAAGACTGCCCGGCCACCTACGACGCCACCCAGGCCATCGAGATCCGGATGAGCCAGCGTCGCTCGTTCATCCCGGACGTACTCGTCACCACAGCCGAGGCCGCCGAGCGCAGCGGTGGATGGTGCCGACCGCATGAGGTCGTGCTGGCGGTGGAGATCGTTTCGCCGAGCTCCGAGGCGATGGACCAGATCATGAAACCGGCGCTGTACGCGAAGGCCGGCATCCCGCACTACTGGCGGATCGAGATCGACGACGGGCTCACCGTGCACACCCACCGGATCGACCCGCTGGCCGAGGTCTACACCGAGACCGGCCAGTGGACGAAGTTCGTCGACGTCGGCGAACCGTGGCCGATCAACCTGCCGCTCGACCGGATCACGCCGAGATTCCTGTGGCCCGTGTCATCCGCGCGGGCCGGTCGTTTCCCACGGTGGTAG
- a CDS encoding glucose 1-dehydrogenase, whose translation MRAITVVPGRPDSLRLVPDFPEPANDEGAILVEALAVGICGTDHEIIGGGHGEPPPGCHTLVLGHESLGRVIADPSGTLHPGDLVAGIVRHPDPVPCANCAMDEWDMCRNERYTEHGIKGLPGFARDRWRIGPKFAIGLDPALERVGVLVEPTSVLAKAWDHIDRIGARAVWQPQTVLVTGAGPIGLLAALLATQRGHTVHVLDRAVGGRKPALAGALGAAYHTGSVSELDFAPDVILECTGAPAVVLEVMCKVAPTGIVCLAGVSTGGRTIDFDAGALNRDLVLENNVVFGSVNANRRHWDLAAEALTTADPGWLDSLITRRVPVGSYAEAYTSADDDIKVVLEFGD comes from the coding sequence GTGCGCGCCATCACCGTCGTTCCCGGCCGGCCCGACTCGCTGCGACTGGTGCCCGACTTCCCCGAGCCCGCCAACGACGAGGGCGCGATCCTGGTCGAGGCGCTGGCGGTCGGCATCTGCGGCACCGACCACGAAATCATCGGCGGGGGACACGGCGAACCGCCGCCGGGCTGCCACACCCTGGTCCTCGGGCACGAGTCCCTCGGCCGGGTGATCGCCGACCCGAGCGGCACCCTGCACCCCGGCGACCTGGTCGCCGGCATCGTCCGGCACCCCGACCCGGTGCCCTGCGCCAACTGCGCGATGGACGAGTGGGACATGTGCCGCAACGAGCGGTACACCGAGCACGGCATCAAGGGGCTGCCCGGCTTCGCCCGGGACCGCTGGCGGATCGGCCCCAAGTTCGCGATCGGCCTCGACCCGGCCCTGGAGCGGGTCGGTGTCCTGGTCGAGCCGACAAGCGTGCTGGCCAAGGCGTGGGACCACATCGACCGGATCGGCGCCCGGGCGGTCTGGCAGCCACAGACCGTGCTGGTCACCGGCGCCGGACCGATCGGCCTGCTCGCCGCGCTGCTGGCCACCCAGCGCGGCCACACCGTACACGTGCTGGACCGGGCCGTCGGCGGTCGGAAGCCGGCGCTGGCCGGGGCGCTCGGCGCCGCGTACCACACCGGGTCGGTGAGCGAGCTCGACTTCGCCCCGGACGTGATCCTGGAGTGCACCGGCGCCCCGGCGGTCGTCCTGGAGGTGATGTGCAAGGTCGCCCCGACCGGCATCGTCTGCCTGGCCGGGGTCTCCACCGGCGGCCGGACCATCGACTTCGACGCCGGCGCGCTCAACCGTGACCTGGTGCTGGAGAACAACGTGGTCTTCGGTTCGGTGAACGCCAACCGGCGGCACTGGGACCTGGCCGCGGAGGCGCTGACCACCGCCGACCCGGGCTGGCTCGACTCGCTGATCACCCGCCGGGTGCCGGTCGGCTCGTACGCCGAGGCGTACACCTCGGCCGACGACGACATCAAGGTGGTGCTCGAATTCGGCGACTGA
- a CDS encoding NADH-quinone oxidoreductase subunit M, giving the protein MTGGQLALMATLAVPAVGAVVVAALPARLDRAARTVGVGCAAAALLAAVLLAVPDGGGWFDHQPGGVAAVRPWHDLDLPWVPGLELRFHLGVDGVSYPLVVLTALLTLLCCGYTLWHVPSPGRGRTLVALLLVIEVGILGTFLALDLVLFFLFFEVVLLPMYAVIAVWGGDAGRPSGAHRAAARKFALYTLFGSVLLLVGVFTVVAAAGTADLVALTGGTGLSRGTQLAAFTLFAVAFAVKSPLWPLHSWLPDAHTQAPTVGSVILAGVLLKMGTYGLIRVAVGVAPEGARWAAPVLGALAVAAIIVGSLVCLAQTELKRLIAYSSVGHMGFVLLGVATLTATGIQAALIGNVAHGVITGLLFFLAGAVKDRTHTGSLAELGGLRERAPRLSGLLAFAAIASLGLPGLAGFWGEAFAVVAAVQVGGAFWTTLGVLAAVGGALTAGYLLRLLRRVTHGPPSAAVEPVPAGLAGAELAAWSPLVLLALAVGLLPTLVLGMAEEPVRALLEVVR; this is encoded by the coding sequence ATGACCGGGGGGCAGCTCGCCCTGATGGCCACGCTGGCGGTGCCGGCGGTCGGCGCCGTCGTGGTCGCCGCCCTGCCCGCCCGCCTCGACCGGGCCGCCCGGACGGTCGGCGTCGGGTGCGCCGCGGCGGCCCTGCTGGCGGCCGTCCTGCTCGCGGTGCCGGACGGCGGCGGCTGGTTCGACCACCAACCCGGCGGCGTGGCGGCGGTGCGCCCCTGGCACGACCTGGACCTGCCCTGGGTGCCGGGTCTGGAGCTGCGGTTCCACCTCGGAGTGGACGGGGTCTCCTACCCGCTCGTGGTGCTGACCGCGCTGCTCACCCTGCTCTGCTGCGGGTACACGCTCTGGCACGTGCCGTCGCCCGGCCGGGGCCGGACCCTGGTGGCGCTGCTGCTGGTGATCGAGGTCGGCATCCTCGGCACCTTCCTCGCCCTGGACCTGGTGCTGTTCTTCCTCTTCTTCGAGGTCGTCCTGCTGCCCATGTACGCGGTCATCGCGGTCTGGGGTGGTGACGCCGGCCGGCCCAGCGGCGCGCACCGGGCGGCGGCCCGCAAGTTCGCCCTCTACACCCTGTTCGGCTCGGTGCTGCTGCTGGTCGGCGTCTTCACCGTGGTCGCCGCCGCCGGCACCGCCGACCTCGTCGCCCTCACCGGCGGCACCGGCCTGTCCCGGGGGACCCAGCTCGCGGCGTTCACCCTCTTCGCCGTCGCGTTCGCGGTGAAGAGCCCGCTCTGGCCGCTGCACAGCTGGCTGCCCGACGCGCACACCCAGGCGCCCACCGTGGGCAGCGTCATCCTGGCCGGGGTGCTGCTGAAGATGGGCACCTACGGCCTGATCCGGGTCGCCGTCGGGGTGGCGCCCGAGGGCGCCCGGTGGGCCGCGCCGGTGCTCGGCGCGCTCGCGGTGGCCGCGATCATCGTCGGGTCGCTCGTCTGCCTGGCCCAGACCGAGCTGAAACGGCTCATCGCGTACTCAAGCGTCGGGCACATGGGGTTCGTGCTGCTCGGGGTGGCCACGCTCACCGCGACCGGGATCCAGGCCGCGCTGATCGGCAACGTCGCGCACGGCGTCATCACCGGGCTGCTCTTCTTCCTGGCCGGCGCGGTCAAGGACCGGACCCACACCGGCTCGCTGGCCGAGCTGGGCGGGTTGCGCGAGCGCGCCCCGAGACTGTCCGGGCTGCTCGCCTTCGCCGCCATCGCGTCGCTGGGCCTGCCCGGGCTGGCCGGCTTCTGGGGCGAGGCGTTCGCGGTCGTCGCGGCGGTGCAGGTCGGCGGGGCGTTCTGGACCACCCTCGGGGTGCTGGCCGCGGTCGGCGGGGCGCTCACCGCCGGCTACCTGCTGCGGCTGCTGCGCCGGGTCACCCACGGTCCGCCGAGCGCCGCCGTCGAGCCGGTCCCGGCCGGGCTGGCCGGCGCCGAACTGGCCGCCTGGTCGCCGCTGGTGCTGCTGGCGCTCGCCGTCGGGCTGCTGCCGACCCTGGTGCTGGGGATGGCCGAGGAGCCGGTCCGGGCGCTGCTGGAGGTGGTCCGGTGA